From Sandaracinaceae bacterium, the proteins below share one genomic window:
- a CDS encoding peptidoglycan DD-metalloendopeptidase family protein, translated as MRRVALGLALFALAPTTAGAQTFSNPVGCDGCIANWYYFDGTGEGGGVEDWSCASSSYEYHRGSDFSLAGGNAVITRGWDVVAAADGTVVSTQDGHYDHCNTCSSSVDARCGTGFGFGYGNHVVINHGSYRVIYAHMRTGSVRVGPGDAVRCGDVIGQIASSGCSTGAHLHFETRPLGGAFTTAFDPFAGGCSATSPTRWTTQGTHRGMPGRGCGAPTPTCPAGTFSIWTCDAARTERRRCIDGVDETEPCAHGCVSMPVGTDDECAPPPDADGDGSPADEDCNDDDPTRHPGAMERCGDGVDQDCDGEDLACPGVDAGVPAPIDAATPPRDASSAIDAAAADASDTSRPTSIVGGCGCRAATSGRGGGALGLLLFAALTVTRRRRLLPRHGAGTGAHARG; from the coding sequence ATGAGGCGCGTCGCCCTCGGCCTCGCGCTCTTCGCGCTCGCTCCCACGACCGCGGGGGCGCAGACCTTCAGCAACCCCGTCGGCTGCGATGGCTGCATCGCGAACTGGTACTACTTCGACGGCACCGGCGAGGGCGGCGGGGTCGAGGACTGGAGCTGCGCCAGCTCGAGCTACGAGTACCACCGCGGGAGCGACTTCAGCCTCGCGGGGGGCAACGCCGTGATCACGCGCGGCTGGGACGTCGTCGCGGCGGCCGACGGCACGGTCGTCAGCACGCAGGACGGGCACTACGACCACTGCAACACCTGCTCGTCGAGCGTCGACGCGCGCTGCGGGACCGGCTTCGGCTTCGGCTACGGCAACCACGTGGTGATCAACCACGGCAGCTACCGCGTCATCTACGCGCACATGCGCACCGGCAGCGTGCGGGTGGGGCCCGGGGACGCGGTGCGCTGCGGCGACGTGATCGGGCAGATCGCGTCCAGCGGCTGCTCCACCGGCGCGCACCTGCACTTCGAGACGCGGCCCCTCGGCGGGGCGTTCACCACCGCCTTCGACCCCTTCGCCGGCGGGTGCTCCGCCACCTCTCCGACGCGCTGGACGACGCAAGGGACCCATCGCGGCATGCCCGGCCGCGGCTGCGGCGCGCCCACCCCGACCTGCCCCGCGGGCACCTTCTCGATCTGGACCTGCGACGCGGCGCGCACCGAGCGGCGGCGCTGCATCGACGGCGTGGACGAGACCGAGCCCTGCGCGCACGGCTGCGTCTCCATGCCCGTCGGCACCGACGACGAGTGCGCCCCGCCCCCCGACGCCGACGGAGACGGCTCCCCGGCGGACGAGGACTGCAACGACGACGATCCCACGCGACACCCGGGCGCGATGGAGCGCTGCGGAGACGGCGTCGACCAGGACTGTGACGGCGAAGATCTCGCCTGCCCCGGCGTGGACGCGGGGGTCCCGGCGCCGATCGACGCGGCGACCCCTCCGCGCGACGCCTCGAGCGCCATCGACGCGGCCGCCGCCGACGCGTCGGACACCTCTCGACCGACCTCGATCGTCGGCGGGTGCGGCTGCCGCGCGGCCACCTCCGGCCGCGGCGGAGGCGCGCTCGGGCTGCTGCTGTTCGCCGCCCTGACTGTCACGAGACGCCGACGCCTTTTGCCGCGTCACGGAGCGGGGACAGGCGCGCACGCACGCGGGTGA
- the hrpB gene encoding ATP-dependent helicase HrpB gives MQPLPIDAHLPDLVAKAKASKGLVLVAEPGAGKTTRVPRALLDASVASAGEILVAEPRRIAARMAAKRVAEELGEPVGRTIGYRVRFDSAVSRDTRVTFVTEGVLARRFQSDPSLSGVAALVFDELHERHLDTDLALARARRLRDTSRPELILVAMSATLEAEPVGAFLDAPIVHVEGRTFPIELRHAEQPDDRPLERQVRAAVVRLLDEGVGGDLLVFLPGAREIRRAMEACEGPAKAHGVDLVPLHGDLPADAQDRAVRPGPRPKVIFSTNVAETSLTIDGVVAVIDSGLARVARHSPWTGMQSLLTAPISRASAAQRAGRAGRTRAGICVRLYTSREHDARPLRDAPEVQRADLAEAALGLLAAGEDPRAFPWFETPPEAALDAAMSLLEKLGAAEEGAITRLGEHLVALPAHPRVARIAIEAKRRGFEEAGAALAALVAEREIRLASRTRFGHGSGPRDDEVGASDLLARLDELEAVGPRPSHGSLRHAGLDGRAVRTVIEAKRQLERALRRRDVEVEPGFDEEEALLVATLAGFPDRVARRRKEGGRELALAGGGATLDEASVVKDAALMVAVEAQEHAGRTFVRQASAVSLEHLMELFLDRLEDHVGARFDPKLERIFGVRELTFDGLVVERGDAEIDDATAAQALATAALQKGVGRFCDADALEALTLRLRFAREHDERLPTIDDAWLEALLVKLCAGRRSFAELRDAGLLDWIRAELTPHRARLDALAPEHVAIPGRARVPVTYEVDRPPWIASRLQDFFSAAEGPKVADGRQPLVLHLLAPNRRAVQVTTDLAGFWERHYPEIQRELRRRYPRHAWPDDPLSAPPSRPGRGRGRR, from the coding sequence ATGCAGCCCCTCCCCATCGACGCGCACCTGCCGGACCTGGTCGCCAAGGCGAAGGCGTCGAAGGGGCTCGTGCTCGTCGCGGAGCCGGGCGCGGGCAAGACCACGCGGGTGCCGAGGGCGCTGCTCGACGCTTCGGTGGCCAGCGCGGGGGAGATCCTCGTCGCGGAGCCCCGCCGCATCGCGGCGCGCATGGCGGCCAAGCGGGTTGCGGAGGAGCTGGGGGAGCCCGTCGGGCGGACCATCGGCTATCGCGTCCGCTTCGACAGCGCCGTCTCCAGGGACACCCGGGTCACGTTCGTCACCGAGGGCGTGCTGGCCCGGCGCTTCCAGTCCGATCCCTCGCTGAGCGGGGTGGCGGCGCTGGTCTTCGACGAGCTGCACGAGCGCCACCTGGACACCGACCTGGCGCTGGCGCGCGCGCGCCGGCTGCGGGACACGTCGCGACCCGAGCTGATCCTCGTCGCGATGAGCGCGACCCTCGAGGCGGAGCCGGTCGGGGCCTTCCTCGACGCGCCGATCGTGCACGTCGAGGGGCGGACCTTCCCGATCGAGCTGCGCCACGCGGAGCAGCCCGACGACCGCCCGCTCGAGAGGCAGGTCCGCGCGGCGGTGGTGCGCCTCCTGGACGAGGGCGTCGGCGGAGACCTCCTCGTGTTCTTGCCCGGCGCGCGCGAGATCCGGCGCGCGATGGAGGCGTGCGAGGGCCCCGCCAAGGCGCACGGCGTCGATCTGGTGCCGCTCCACGGAGACCTGCCCGCCGACGCGCAGGATCGCGCGGTGCGGCCGGGGCCGCGCCCCAAGGTGATCTTCTCGACGAACGTGGCCGAGACCTCGCTCACCATCGACGGCGTGGTCGCGGTGATCGACTCCGGGCTCGCGCGCGTGGCCCGGCACTCACCCTGGACGGGGATGCAGAGCCTGCTCACCGCCCCGATCAGCCGGGCCTCGGCGGCGCAGCGCGCGGGCCGCGCCGGGCGGACGCGCGCGGGCATCTGCGTGCGCCTCTACACGTCGCGCGAGCACGACGCGCGGCCGCTCCGCGACGCGCCGGAGGTGCAGCGCGCCGACCTGGCCGAGGCCGCGCTCGGGCTGCTGGCGGCGGGAGAGGACCCGCGCGCGTTCCCGTGGTTCGAGACCCCTCCAGAGGCCGCGCTCGACGCCGCGATGAGCCTGCTCGAGAAGCTGGGCGCGGCGGAGGAGGGCGCGATCACGCGGCTCGGCGAGCATCTGGTCGCGCTGCCCGCCCACCCGCGCGTGGCGCGGATCGCGATCGAGGCGAAGCGACGCGGGTTCGAGGAGGCGGGCGCCGCGCTGGCCGCGCTGGTGGCGGAGCGCGAGATCCGGCTCGCGTCGCGCACGCGCTTCGGCCACGGCTCGGGGCCCCGCGACGACGAAGTGGGCGCGTCGGATCTCCTCGCGCGCCTGGACGAGCTCGAGGCGGTCGGGCCGCGCCCGTCCCACGGGAGCCTGCGCCACGCGGGGCTGGACGGGCGGGCCGTGCGCACGGTGATCGAGGCCAAGCGTCAGCTCGAGCGCGCGCTGCGCCGACGCGACGTCGAGGTCGAGCCGGGCTTCGACGAGGAGGAGGCGCTGCTCGTCGCCACGCTCGCCGGCTTCCCCGACCGCGTGGCGCGGCGCCGGAAGGAGGGCGGCCGGGAGCTCGCGCTCGCGGGCGGCGGCGCGACCCTCGACGAGGCGAGCGTGGTGAAGGACGCCGCGCTGATGGTTGCGGTCGAGGCCCAGGAGCACGCGGGCCGCACCTTCGTCCGGCAGGCGAGCGCAGTCTCGCTCGAGCACCTGATGGAGCTCTTCCTCGATCGCCTCGAGGACCACGTGGGGGCGCGCTTCGACCCCAAGCTCGAGCGGATCTTCGGCGTGCGGGAGCTGACCTTCGACGGCCTGGTGGTCGAGCGGGGCGACGCGGAGATCGACGACGCGACCGCGGCCCAGGCCCTCGCGACGGCGGCGCTCCAGAAGGGCGTCGGTCGCTTCTGCGACGCGGACGCGCTCGAGGCGCTCACGCTGCGGCTCCGCTTCGCGCGCGAGCACGACGAGCGGCTGCCGACGATCGACGACGCGTGGCTCGAGGCGCTGCTCGTGAAGCTCTGCGCCGGGCGTCGCTCCTTCGCGGAGCTGCGGGACGCGGGGCTCCTCGACTGGATCCGGGCGGAGCTCACGCCGCACCGCGCGCGCCTCGACGCGCTGGCCCCCGAGCACGTGGCCATCCCCGGTCGCGCGCGCGTCCCGGTCACCTACGAGGTCGACCGCCCGCCGTGGATCGCCTCACGCTTGCAAGACTTCTTCTCGGCTGCGGAGGGCCCGAAGGTCGCCGACGGACGGCAGCCGCTCGTCCTGCACCTGCTCGCCCCCAACCGCCGCGCGGTCCAGGTGACGACCGATCTCGCGGGCTTCTGGGAGCGACACTACCCGGAGATCCAGCGGGAGCTCCGGCGACGCTATCCGAGGCACGCCTGGCCCGACGACCCGCTCAGCGCGCCGCCCTCACGACCCGGGCGGGGCCGCGGGCGACGGTAG
- the ettA gene encoding energy-dependent translational throttle protein EttA — translation MADYIYTMKGVTKVHPPDKRIVTDLYLSFLPGAKIGVIGPNGMGKSSLLRIMAGEDKSFNGEAWIKPGATVGYVPQEPDIGKDRTVLDVVEEAVAPIKAVLARFEEVSMKFGEVTDDDEMNALLEEQAKLQDQIDAADGWSLDHTLELAMDALRLPPADESVNHLSGGEKRRVALCRVLLMKPDLLLLDEPTNHLDAESVAWLEQHLAQYAGTIVAITHDRYFLDNVAEWILELDRGDAFPFKGNYTAWLEAKEKRLEMEEKQESAKQRKIKSELEWVRASPKARHAKSKARVQAYEALVAEAGSRNRDSNEIWIPPPPTRLGENVIEAKNVSKAYGDKLLYSDLSFRIPRGGIVGIIGPNGAGKTTLFRLITGQEQPDSGEIVIGETVSLMYVDQSRDALDADKSVFEEISRGQDQIVVGKNEVPSRAYCGLFNFKGSDQQKKVGVLSGGERNRVHLAKVLTQGGNVLMLDEPTNDLDVETLRSLESALLEWPGCALITSHDRWFLDRVATHIIAFEGDSRVVFFDGNYDEYEADRKKRLGAEADRPHRIKYRKLTK, via the coding sequence ATGGCCGACTACATCTACACGATGAAGGGGGTGACCAAGGTCCACCCCCCCGACAAGCGCATCGTCACCGACCTCTACCTGTCGTTCCTGCCGGGCGCGAAGATCGGCGTCATCGGCCCCAACGGCATGGGCAAGTCGAGCCTGCTGCGCATCATGGCGGGCGAGGACAAGAGCTTCAACGGCGAGGCCTGGATCAAGCCAGGCGCGACCGTCGGCTACGTGCCGCAGGAGCCCGACATCGGGAAGGACCGCACGGTCCTCGACGTGGTCGAGGAGGCCGTGGCGCCCATCAAGGCCGTGCTCGCGCGCTTCGAAGAGGTCTCGATGAAGTTCGGTGAGGTCACCGACGACGACGAGATGAACGCGCTCCTAGAAGAGCAAGCCAAGCTCCAGGACCAGATCGACGCCGCGGACGGCTGGAGCCTCGATCACACGCTCGAGCTCGCCATGGACGCGCTCCGGCTCCCGCCCGCGGACGAGTCGGTCAATCACCTCTCCGGGGGTGAGAAGCGCCGCGTCGCGCTCTGCCGCGTGCTCCTGATGAAGCCGGATCTCCTGCTCCTCGACGAGCCCACCAACCACCTCGACGCCGAGAGCGTGGCGTGGCTCGAGCAGCACCTCGCGCAGTACGCCGGCACCATCGTGGCCATCACCCACGACCGGTACTTCCTCGACAACGTCGCGGAGTGGATCCTGGAGCTCGACCGCGGCGACGCCTTCCCCTTCAAGGGCAACTACACGGCCTGGCTCGAGGCGAAGGAGAAGCGCCTCGAGATGGAGGAGAAGCAAGAGAGCGCCAAGCAGCGCAAGATCAAGAGCGAGCTCGAGTGGGTGCGCGCGTCGCCGAAGGCCCGCCACGCCAAGAGCAAGGCCCGCGTCCAGGCCTACGAGGCGCTCGTGGCCGAGGCGGGCTCGCGCAACCGCGACTCGAACGAGATCTGGATCCCGCCGCCCCCGACCCGGCTCGGCGAGAACGTCATCGAGGCGAAGAACGTCTCCAAGGCGTACGGCGACAAGCTGCTCTACTCCGACCTCAGCTTCCGCATCCCGCGCGGCGGCATCGTCGGCATCATCGGCCCGAACGGCGCCGGCAAGACCACGCTCTTCCGCCTCATCACGGGCCAGGAGCAGCCCGACTCGGGAGAGATCGTGATCGGCGAGACCGTCTCGCTCATGTACGTCGATCAGAGCCGGGACGCGCTCGACGCCGACAAGTCGGTCTTCGAGGAGATCAGCCGCGGCCAGGACCAGATCGTGGTGGGCAAGAACGAGGTGCCGTCGCGCGCCTACTGCGGGCTGTTCAACTTCAAGGGGAGCGACCAGCAGAAGAAGGTCGGCGTGCTCAGCGGCGGCGAGCGCAACCGCGTGCACCTCGCGAAGGTGCTCACGCAGGGCGGCAACGTGCTGATGCTCGACGAGCCCACCAACGACCTCGACGTCGAGACCCTGCGGAGCCTGGAGTCGGCGCTCCTCGAGTGGCCGGGCTGCGCGCTGATCACGAGCCACGATCGCTGGTTCCTGGATCGGGTCGCGACCCACATCATCGCCTTCGAGGGCGACAGCCGGGTCGTGTTCTTCGACGGCAACTACGACGAGTACGAGGCGGACCGGAAGAAGCGCCTCGGGGCCGAGGCCGACCGCCCGCATCGGATCAAGTACCGCAAGCTCACCAAGTAG
- a CDS encoding M1 family metallopeptidase translates to MRNALALLGALSLACSGGAGHHDEYSAAEGRGGGGDESSDTPADESIPLGRLPEGVTPLHYTIYLEVVPSRDRFTGRVDIRTRLDEARRVIWMHGQDMNVSEAEVLPEGAEPVRGTFEQVDDSGVAALRLDERVGPGEVTISLTYDAPFDRQLKGLYRVDAGGEAYAFTQFEATSARLAFPSFDEPRFKTPFDMTLSVQPDHEAIGNTTVASTREVAGMKEVRFTETEPLPTYLVAMAVGPLDVVEHAAIPANDVRDRPLPFRGVAARGQGPRLAYALEHTAALLEYLEGYFGIAYPYDKLDIIAVPDFASGAMENAGAITFRETLLLLDDEEAPEEQRRAFAYVMAHELAHQWFGNLVTMPWWDDIWLNEAFATWMGNKTVRQVHPEYHADVGMVGSVQGAMGADSLVSARQIRQPIESNHDIRNAFDAITYRKGGGVLEMFERWLGEETFREGIREYMSRHRFATATADDLLDALSQMAGRDVGTPFRTFLMQPGVPLLTVERQCASADAEEGAEAGNRLSIRQSRYFPVGSGGDADASWQIPVCVRHGDRRAANDTCELVTEAEASIDLGETCPEWVMPNADAAGYYRFAMPADDVARLMRTGWRHLTEREKLSVANNLAAGFSADAIEAATVFATFDQIAADDSRAVATEPMGLIRFTRDHLATEERVPTLERWASGLYASRARRLGWSARRSDDGETALLRAELLGFLAETARDARTRREAAERGRRYIGFGGDGALHTDAVEPSLVGLVLSMAVQEGDAAFFDALLSKVLESDDALFRRHGIHALGSARQPALAERARALSLDARLRVNEVTDPLGVQLSMPETRADAWAFMQAHFDEIFARVATTRAGYAPWYVSGFCSEAQAAEVESFFAERIEALPGGPRNLAGALEAIRLCAARADAQRESANAFLAARRR, encoded by the coding sequence ATGCGCAACGCTCTCGCTCTCCTCGGCGCCCTCTCGCTCGCGTGTTCGGGCGGCGCCGGTCATCACGACGAGTACTCCGCCGCAGAGGGCCGCGGCGGCGGCGGCGACGAGTCGTCGGACACCCCGGCCGACGAGAGCATCCCTCTCGGTCGCCTGCCCGAGGGCGTCACCCCGCTCCACTACACGATCTACCTCGAGGTCGTGCCCAGTCGGGATCGCTTCACGGGCCGGGTCGACATTCGCACCCGCCTCGACGAGGCGCGCCGCGTGATCTGGATGCACGGCCAGGACATGAACGTGAGCGAGGCGGAGGTCCTGCCCGAGGGTGCGGAGCCGGTGCGAGGGACCTTCGAGCAGGTCGACGACAGCGGCGTCGCCGCGCTCCGCCTCGACGAGCGCGTCGGGCCGGGCGAGGTGACGATCAGCCTCACCTACGACGCGCCCTTCGATCGACAGCTCAAGGGGCTCTACCGCGTCGACGCGGGCGGCGAGGCCTACGCCTTCACCCAGTTCGAGGCGACGAGCGCGCGGCTGGCCTTCCCGAGCTTCGACGAGCCGCGATTCAAGACGCCCTTCGACATGACCCTGAGCGTGCAGCCCGATCACGAGGCGATCGGCAACACCACCGTCGCGAGCACGCGCGAGGTCGCCGGGATGAAGGAGGTGCGCTTCACCGAGACCGAGCCGCTCCCGACCTACCTCGTGGCGATGGCCGTCGGGCCGCTCGACGTGGTCGAGCACGCGGCGATCCCCGCCAACGACGTGCGAGACCGTCCGCTACCCTTCCGCGGCGTCGCGGCGCGCGGTCAGGGCCCCCGGCTCGCCTACGCGCTCGAGCACACCGCGGCGCTCCTCGAGTACCTCGAGGGCTACTTCGGCATCGCCTACCCCTACGACAAGCTCGACATCATCGCGGTGCCGGACTTCGCCTCGGGCGCGATGGAGAACGCCGGCGCGATCACCTTCCGCGAGACCCTCCTGCTGCTGGACGACGAGGAGGCGCCCGAGGAGCAGCGCCGCGCCTTCGCGTACGTGATGGCCCACGAGCTGGCCCACCAGTGGTTCGGCAACCTGGTCACCATGCCCTGGTGGGACGACATCTGGCTCAACGAGGCCTTCGCCACCTGGATGGGCAACAAGACCGTGCGGCAGGTGCACCCCGAGTACCACGCCGACGTCGGCATGGTCGGCTCGGTCCAGGGCGCCATGGGCGCCGACAGCCTGGTGAGCGCGCGCCAGATCCGTCAGCCGATCGAGAGCAACCACGACATCCGCAACGCCTTCGACGCCATCACCTACCGCAAGGGAGGTGGCGTGCTCGAGATGTTCGAGCGCTGGCTCGGCGAGGAGACCTTCCGGGAGGGGATCCGCGAGTACATGAGCCGGCACCGCTTCGCGACCGCGACGGCGGACGACCTGCTGGACGCGCTCAGCCAGATGGCGGGGCGGGACGTGGGCACGCCGTTCCGCACGTTCCTGATGCAGCCGGGGGTGCCGCTCCTGACCGTGGAGCGGCAGTGCGCCTCGGCAGACGCGGAAGAAGGCGCGGAGGCGGGCAACCGACTCTCCATCCGGCAGAGCCGCTACTTCCCCGTCGGCTCCGGCGGCGACGCCGACGCGAGCTGGCAGATCCCGGTCTGCGTCCGGCACGGGGACCGGCGCGCGGCGAACGACACGTGCGAGCTCGTCACCGAGGCGGAGGCGTCGATCGACCTCGGCGAGACCTGCCCCGAGTGGGTCATGCCCAACGCCGACGCGGCCGGCTACTACCGCTTCGCGATGCCCGCCGACGACGTCGCGCGGCTCATGCGGACGGGCTGGCGGCACCTGACCGAGCGCGAGAAGCTGAGCGTCGCGAACAACCTCGCGGCGGGCTTCTCCGCGGACGCGATCGAGGCGGCCACGGTCTTCGCCACCTTCGACCAGATCGCCGCCGACGACAGCCGCGCGGTCGCCACCGAGCCGATGGGCCTGATCCGCTTCACCCGCGACCACCTCGCGACCGAGGAGCGCGTCCCGACCCTCGAGCGCTGGGCGAGCGGGCTCTACGCCAGCCGCGCGCGGCGCCTCGGCTGGAGCGCGCGCCGCAGCGACGACGGGGAGACGGCGCTCCTGCGGGCGGAGCTGCTCGGGTTCCTGGCCGAGACGGCCCGGGACGCGCGCACCCGGCGCGAGGCGGCGGAGCGCGGTCGCCGCTACATCGGGTTCGGTGGGGACGGCGCGCTGCACACCGACGCGGTGGAGCCGAGCCTGGTGGGGCTGGTGCTCTCGATGGCCGTTCAGGAGGGGGACGCCGCGTTCTTCGACGCCTTGCTCTCCAAGGTGCTCGAGAGCGACGACGCGCTCTTCCGTCGCCACGGCATCCACGCCCTGGGCTCGGCCCGGCAGCCCGCCCTGGCGGAGCGCGCGCGGGCGCTGTCGCTGGACGCCCGTTTGCGGGTGAACGAGGTCACCGATCCGCTGGGTGTGCAGCTCTCCATGCCGGAGACCCGCGCCGACGCCTGGGCCTTCATGCAGGCCCACTTCGACGAGATCTTCGCCCGCGTGGCCACGACCCGCGCGGGGTATGCTCCCTGGTACGTCTCGGGCTTCTGCTCGGAGGCGCAGGCGGCGGAGGTCGAGTCCTTCTTCGCGGAGCGGATCGAGGCGCTCCCGGGCGGGCCGAGAAACCTCGCGGGCGCGCTCGAGGCCATCCGCCTCTGCGCGGCGCGCGCCGACGCCCAGCGGGAGAGCGCGAACGCGTTCCTCGCCGCGCGTCGTCGTTGA
- a CDS encoding NUDIX hydrolase, whose product MGFASRSREITRRLVEASVVLMRHDDHALLLRRRPDDRSFAHKWCLPGGRIERGESPKETAIREAEEETGIAPLIEEFLGPRRITIVQRALDFHIHTFVGSAPHRRVILSDEHVDARWVSREEARLAEAMLPSGLAGEVTSELIGRFARGEL is encoded by the coding sequence ATGGGCTTCGCCTCTCGATCTCGAGAGATCACGCGACGTCTCGTCGAGGCGTCGGTGGTGCTCATGCGCCATGACGACCACGCGCTCCTGCTCCGACGCCGCCCCGACGACCGGTCCTTCGCGCACAAGTGGTGTCTCCCGGGCGGGCGGATCGAGCGCGGCGAGTCACCCAAGGAGACGGCCATCCGCGAAGCCGAGGAGGAGACGGGCATCGCACCCCTCATCGAAGAGTTCCTCGGCCCGCGCCGGATCACCATCGTGCAGCGCGCGCTCGACTTTCACATCCACACCTTCGTCGGCAGCGCCCCCCATCGCCGGGTGATCCTCTCGGACGAGCACGTGGACGCGCGATGGGTCTCCCGGGAGGAGGCGCGCCTCGCAGAAGCGATGCTCCCCTCTGGCCTGGCGGGAGAGGTGACGAGCGAGCTCATCGGCCGCTTCGCTCGCGGCGAGCTCTGA
- a CDS encoding TlpA disulfide reductase family protein → MRRAFFAFFWLAWVSTAVAAPADLVGGAAPSVRARALDGGGEVSLDDHRDRPVVLAFVASWCGSCRRIAPALRALAERHASEGLVLLALSHEPRARLRRHAPEMGLPLFQCTGRTAVSYEADAVPTLVLIDRARTVRFAGSGASALRGLRASLTRVLER, encoded by the coding sequence GTGCGCCGCGCCTTCTTCGCGTTCTTCTGGCTCGCCTGGGTCTCGACCGCCGTCGCCGCGCCGGCCGATCTGGTCGGCGGCGCCGCCCCCTCCGTGCGGGCCCGCGCGCTCGACGGCGGAGGCGAGGTGAGCCTCGACGACCACCGAGATCGTCCCGTCGTGCTCGCGTTCGTGGCGAGCTGGTGCGGCTCGTGCCGGCGCATCGCCCCGGCCTTGCGCGCCCTCGCGGAGCGCCACGCGTCCGAGGGCCTCGTGCTCCTCGCGCTGAGCCACGAGCCCCGCGCGCGTCTTCGCCGCCACGCGCCCGAGATGGGGCTGCCCCTCTTCCAGTGCACCGGGCGCACGGCGGTGAGCTACGAGGCGGACGCGGTGCCGACCCTCGTGCTGATCGATCGCGCGCGCACGGTGAGGTTCGCCGGCAGCGGGGCGAGCGCGCTGCGCGGCCTGCGCGCGAGCCTGACCCGTGTGCTCGAGCGCTGA